In Rhinopithecus roxellana isolate Shanxi Qingling chromosome 4, ASM756505v1, whole genome shotgun sequence, a single genomic region encodes these proteins:
- the ERMARD gene encoding endoplasmic reticulum membrane-associated RNA degradation protein isoform X5 has protein sequence MKLTSCLERALGDVFLLIGKECPFLLRDLLASEELAQVFGQSVMNVLKVFIGSPCGLNLRNVLWHGFASPEEVPPKYCSMMMLLTAGLGQLLKSYLQKTKLTLAHRSFITPTNLEDLIVFPDVTYEVLSVLEEAMTKSAFILKIMLPYWEVALDKFKSHRFADCAILLLTQLETGLRNVFATLNRCPKRLLTAESTTLYTTFDEILAKHLNDGKINQLPLFLGEPAMEFLWDFLNHQEGPRIRDHLSHGEINLHEFSKETTNQLLAFSVVLLLRFVDEGLLSVFKEKAAVELLVSLAEGYSSRCHPVFQLKKQVLSCEESIRVWALLPFPEELTWEAVRLEDNSETNACHSLITKMTDELYHHMPENHCVLKDLDHLPTETWPQLLRELCNTPVPTLFCPRIVLEVLVVLRSIGKQCHRVSGQVTVASELRHRQWVERTLRSRQRQNYLRMWSSIRLLSPVLSLILLLITLELVNVHAVCGKNAHEYQQYLKFVKSILQYTENLVAYTSYEKNKWNETINLTHTALLKIWTFSEKKQMLIHLAKKSTSKVLTKTYKSGCLYF, from the exons ATGAATGTGCTAAAAGTCTTCATTGGCTCTCCGTGTGGTCTCAACCTGCGTAACGTCTTATGGCATGGGTTTGCGTCACCTGAAGAAGTTCCTCCAAA ATACTGTTCAATGATGATGCTGTTGACAGCAGGATTGGGTCAGTTACTGAAGAGTTatcttcaaaaaactaaacttACATTGGCACATCGCTCTTTCATAACTCCTACAAACCTTGAGGATTTGATTGTTTTTCCTG ATGTTACTTATGAGGTGCTCTCAGTATTAGAAGAAGCGATGACGAAATctgcttttatattaaaaatcatgttaCCATATTGGGAAGTTGCACTGGACAAGTTCAAGTCACACAG GTTTGCTGACTGTGCCATATTGTTGCTGACACAACTAGAAACTGGACTTAGGAATGTTTTTGCGACACTTAACAGATGTCCAAAAAGACTCCTGACTGCTGAG tCAACAACTCTTTATACCACCTTTGATGAA atATTGGCAAAACACTTGAATGATGGTAAAATCAATcagcttcctcttttccttggaGAGCCTGCTATG GAATTTCTCTGGGATTTCCTGAACCATCAGGAGGGTCCCCGCATAAGAGATCATTTAAGCCACGGGGAGATCAACTTACatgaattttcaaaagaaacaacTAATCAGTTGCTTGCATTTTCTGTTGTGCTGTTACTCAGATTCGTTGATGAAGGTCTGCTATCAGTTTTTAAG GAAAAAGCAGCAGTAGAATTGTTGGTTAGTCTTGCAGAAGGCTATAGTTCTCGCTGCCATCCAGTTTTTCAGCTTAAAAAACAG GTGCTGAGCTGTGAGGAGAGTATCAGGGTTTGGGCTCTGCTGCCTTTCCCCGAAGAACTCACTTGGGAAGCAGTCAG ATTAGAAGATAATTCTGAAACAAATGCCTGCCACTCTTTAATTACAAAAATGACGGATGAGCTGTATCACCATATGCCTGAGAATCATTGTGTTTTAAAGGACTTGGATCATCTTCCTACTGAGAC GTGGCCCCAGCTGCTCCGTGAGCTCTGCAACACACCCGTTCCTACCCTGTTCTGCCCCAGGATTGTGCTGGAAGTGCTGGTTGTGCTCCGAAGCATCGGCAAGCAGTGCCACCGCGTGTCTGGCCAGGTCACCGTTGCCTCGGAACTGAGACACAGGCAGTGGGTGGAGAGGACGCTGCGGTCTCGCCAGCGGCAGAACTACCTGCGTATGTGGAGTAG TATCAGACTACTGTCCCCTGTGCTCAGCCTGATCCTGTTACTCATTACGCTGGAGTTGGTCAATGTTCATGCTGTTTGTGGGAAGAATGCGCATGAGTATCAGCAGTACCTAAA gtttGTAAAGTCGATCTTGCAGTACACTGAGAACCTGGTGGCTTACACCAGTTATGAGAAGAACAAGTGGAATGAAACTATCAATCTTACACATACAGCTTTGTTGAAAATTTGGACTTTTAGTGAGAAGAAACAAATGTTAATACATTTAGCCAAGAAATCCACAAGTAAAGTACTCACGAAAACCTATAAGTCAGGATGCCTTTACTTTTAA